One region of Agrobacterium tumefaciens genomic DNA includes:
- a CDS encoding YqgE/AlgH family protein gives MSFSTLMDKRERGFFDSQFLIAMPGLDNGNFARSVVYICAHSDAGAMGFIINRPQQITFTDILLHLKLVDSNDAIMLPNRTREFPIQCGGPVESGRGFVLHSDDYLSESSIPVSDDISLTATLDIVRAISNGRGPQKATMMLGYAGWGPGQLENEIANNGWLNCPAAEELIFDRGLDNKYERALALMGVDARMLSAEAGHA, from the coding sequence GTGAGCTTTTCAACCCTGATGGACAAACGCGAACGTGGCTTTTTTGACAGCCAGTTCCTCATTGCGATGCCGGGGCTGGACAATGGCAATTTTGCCCGTTCGGTGGTCTATATCTGCGCCCATTCGGATGCCGGAGCCATGGGTTTCATCATCAACCGGCCGCAGCAGATCACCTTCACGGATATTCTGCTGCATCTGAAGCTGGTGGACAGCAACGACGCCATCATGCTTCCCAACCGCACCCGGGAATTTCCGATCCAATGCGGCGGCCCGGTCGAATCCGGCCGGGGTTTCGTGCTGCATTCCGATGATTATTTAAGTGAATCGAGCATTCCGGTCAGCGACGACATTTCCTTGACGGCGACGCTGGATATCGTGCGCGCCATTTCCAACGGTCGCGGCCCGCAAAAGGCCACCATGATGCTCGGTTATGCCGGCTGGGGTCCGGGTCAGCTGGAAAACGAGATCGCCAATAATGGATGGCTGAATTGCCCGGCGGCGGAAGAGCTGATTTTCGACCGTGGACTGGACAACAAATACGAGCGGGCGCTTGCGCTTATGGGTGTGGATGCTCGCATGCTTTCTGCGGAAGCCGGCCACGCCTGA
- a CDS encoding CsbD family protein, producing MGSTSDKIAGTAKEVAGKVKKNVGEATGNNELRAKGAAQETEGKVQKNVGKAKDAVKGVVDRM from the coding sequence ATGGGTAGCACATCAGACAAGATCGCCGGTACAGCCAAGGAAGTTGCTGGCAAGGTCAAGAAAAACGTCGGCGAAGCAACCGGCAACAACGAGCTGCGCGCCAAGGGTGCCGCTCAGGAAACCGAAGGCAAGGTACAGAAGAACGTCGGCAAGGCCAAGGATGCGGTCAAGGGTGTCGTTGATCGTATGTAA